A DNA window from Candidatus Saccharibacteria bacterium oral taxon 955 contains the following coding sequences:
- a CDS encoding transketolase, translating into MGGQLTIRQLEQKANQVRKDIITMLEHAGSGHPAGSLGLADLVTTLYLSVMNIDPKQPDMPNRDLFFLSNGHCVPAQYAAMAEAGYFPREELMTLRKWGTRLQGHPERTKLPGLENTSGPLGCGIGQGAGAAYTFQYIDNQRHRWVYVITGDGELDEGNIWESVMFASKYKLAQLIVFVDRNNIQIDGPTEQVMPLEDLADKWRSFGWHVQEIDGHNIESILDAVGMAKAIENRPSVIITHTIPGKNVEFMEYDYKWHGVPPNSEQAKQALRELQTMGGKIRAEYE; encoded by the coding sequence GTGGGTGGACAGCTAACAATTAGACAGCTTGAGCAAAAAGCCAATCAAGTTCGAAAAGATATCATAACAATGCTAGAGCATGCGGGTAGTGGACACCCAGCAGGCTCGCTAGGGTTGGCTGATTTGGTGACCACGCTGTATCTCAGTGTGATGAATATCGATCCGAAACAGCCAGATATGCCGAATCGAGATTTGTTCTTCTTGAGTAACGGACACTGCGTGCCTGCCCAGTATGCCGCTATGGCGGAGGCGGGTTATTTCCCTCGAGAGGAATTGATGACTCTGCGCAAGTGGGGTACGCGCCTTCAGGGTCATCCAGAGCGGACTAAGCTCCCTGGACTTGAGAATACGTCGGGACCACTGGGTTGTGGTATTGGGCAGGGGGCAGGGGCGGCTTACACCTTCCAATATATAGATAATCAACGACATCGCTGGGTCTACGTAATCACCGGTGATGGCGAGCTTGATGAGGGCAATATCTGGGAGTCTGTCATGTTTGCCTCCAAGTACAAGCTCGCTCAATTGATCGTGTTTGTTGATAGAAATAATATTCAGATAGATGGCCCAACCGAACAGGTGATGCCACTAGAGGATTTGGCCGATAAGTGGCGAAGTTTTGGGTGGCATGTCCAAGAGATAGACGGCCACAATATTGAGAGTATCCTTGATGCAGTCGGAATGGCAAAAGCGATCGAGAATCGCCCAAGTGTCATCATTACTCATACTATTCCAGGCAAAAATGTCGAATTTATGGAGTATGACTATAAATGGCACGGCGTCCCGCCAAACAGCGAGCAGGCTAAACAGGCATTGAGGGAATTACAAACAATGGGCGGAAAAATCCGTGCGGAGTATGAATAA
- a CDS encoding RpiB/LacA/LacB family sugar-phosphate isomerase — protein MKIFIGADHGGYHLKEKIEAYLTKRGYDWEDVGGKEFDPNDDFPQFAQIAATRVLGEDESTDPRAILICTGGQGMAMAANRFSGIRAAVIWDSFEAKECRNDNNSNVLCLPARVLDAEGDDLELWKDIIDTWLNTPFAGAARFIRRNAELDRF, from the coding sequence ATGAAGATATTTATTGGTGCTGATCACGGCGGATATCATCTCAAAGAAAAGATCGAGGCGTATCTAACTAAGCGAGGCTATGACTGGGAAGACGTCGGCGGCAAGGAATTTGATCCAAATGATGATTTTCCGCAGTTTGCTCAGATTGCGGCCACTAGGGTGCTTGGCGAGGATGAGTCAACTGATCCACGTGCGATCTTGATTTGCACGGGTGGTCAGGGTATGGCGATGGCAGCCAATCGTTTCAGCGGTATTAGGGCAGCGGTCATCTGGGATAGTTTTGAGGCAAAGGAGTGTCGAAACGATAATAATTCCAATGTTTTGTGCCTGCCTGCGCGCGTCCTTGACGCCGAGGGTGACGACTTAGAGCTATGGAAAGACATTATCGACACATGGCTCAACACGCCATTTGCTGGAGCCGCGAGATTCATCAGGCGTAATGCAGAATTGGATCGATTTTAA
- a CDS encoding transketolase family protein: MNNMEYPLNDKLLTDSPDVEPTRAGFGRGLRTAGEDNENIVGLCADLVESVQMHLFAEKFPERYVEVGIAEQNLPIIASGMAVNGKIPFAASYAAFSPGRNWEQIKTTAALNDQPVKIVGGHSGSTVGPDGATHQMFEDIALMRVMPNMVVVCPGDSVEAEKATLAIAKNGKPCYLRVAREKTPIFSKPESPFEIGRAHVLRKGQDVTICSTGIETPYALKAAELLAHQGVDAEVVHVPTVKPLDVETIINSVKKTGRVVSCEDAQAAGGFGGAIAELLCDEMPAPLLRIGVQDRYGESGEPLEVHQKLGLADDTIAVRTKEFVNSRPQYKPGF; this comes from the coding sequence ATGAATAATATGGAATATCCACTAAATGATAAGCTACTGACAGATTCACCTGATGTCGAGCCGACACGGGCTGGTTTTGGACGAGGCTTGAGGACGGCTGGTGAAGATAACGAAAATATTGTCGGGCTTTGTGCTGATCTGGTTGAGAGCGTTCAGATGCATTTGTTTGCCGAAAAATTTCCAGAAAGGTATGTCGAGGTTGGTATCGCCGAACAAAATCTCCCGATTATTGCCAGCGGCATGGCGGTTAATGGTAAAATTCCGTTTGCAGCGAGCTACGCTGCATTTAGTCCAGGTCGTAACTGGGAGCAAATCAAGACAACGGCAGCCCTCAATGATCAGCCGGTAAAAATAGTTGGTGGACATAGCGGTTCGACCGTAGGCCCGGACGGTGCGACTCATCAAATGTTTGAAGATATCGCCCTAATGCGTGTCATGCCAAATATGGTCGTAGTCTGTCCGGGTGATAGTGTAGAGGCTGAAAAAGCGACTTTGGCGATAGCCAAAAATGGCAAACCATGTTATTTGAGGGTAGCGCGTGAGAAAACACCAATTTTTAGTAAGCCAGAAAGCCCATTTGAAATCGGCCGAGCGCATGTACTGCGAAAGGGCCAAGACGTAACTATATGTTCGACGGGTATAGAAACACCTTATGCGCTAAAGGCGGCTGAGCTACTCGCTCATCAAGGAGTAGACGCAGAGGTAGTTCACGTGCCAACCGTGAAGCCACTTGACGTCGAGACGATTATCAATTCTGTGAAAAAAACTGGTCGGGTAGTGTCGTGCGAGGATGCGCAGGCGGCAGGTGGTTTTGGTGGTGCAATTGCTGAATTGCTTTGTGATGAGATGCCAGCGCCGCTTCTCAGGATTGGTGTTCAGGATCGTTATGGTGAATCTGGCGAGCCACTTGAAGTTCATCAAAAACTAGGGCTTGCAGACGACACAATTGCCGTGCGAACTAAAGAGTTTGTTAACTCACGACCACAATACAAACCTGGCTTCTAG
- a CDS encoding RelA/SpoT family protein, whose protein sequence is MDRSELQELAEKHYTEEQCSRLNHAIDYAAKKHKGQTRRSGEPYITHPLHVASTIIDWGMDIDSVVAGVLHDTVEDTDATIEEIEEQFGRDVAFLVDGVTKVSQARAGMRNLESYLPSTKDNLTKLLIAVGQDVRVIIIKLADRLHNMQTLQYKSAPKQKKIARETIEVFAPLADRLNMGRVRVQLEELSFRYLSPQEFEQTKSLMDSRLKKSERKLRSVRKAVDAHLTKESIPHQIDGRVKSIYSLYKKMKRVPNIDDIYDLMALRIIVDDIATCYLVLGELHRLYEPMVDRIKDYIAKPKPNGYQSLHTTIVTKSGQAVEFQVRTNKMHEYAERGLAASFHYNEQKLTEAYQKGTIAELPADLHWIQHLQSAAAQISEGKEFDGEDLKIDLFGDRIFVYSPKGDIYDLPAGAFPLDYAYRVHSDLAARASGFIINGKMEPFSHTLQHGDVIEILTSKGARPKQDWQQFMITSHARMKLRAQLRKGGLLGQISHAAAIIQRKARERRQRKTK, encoded by the coding sequence ATGGACAGGAGTGAGTTGCAGGAGCTTGCCGAAAAACACTACACCGAAGAACAGTGTAGCCGCCTCAACCACGCCATTGACTACGCAGCCAAAAAGCACAAAGGACAGACTCGTCGAAGCGGCGAGCCATACATCACCCACCCACTCCATGTCGCTTCAACAATTATCGACTGGGGAATGGATATAGATTCAGTAGTTGCCGGCGTTCTTCACGATACCGTTGAAGACACGGACGCAACTATCGAGGAAATTGAAGAGCAGTTTGGACGCGATGTAGCATTCCTAGTTGATGGCGTTACAAAAGTTTCTCAAGCTCGTGCCGGAATGCGCAATCTCGAAAGCTACCTGCCCTCAACCAAAGACAACCTAACCAAGCTACTGATTGCCGTTGGTCAAGATGTCCGAGTTATTATTATCAAGCTAGCCGATCGCCTCCACAATATGCAAACTCTGCAATATAAAAGCGCGCCAAAGCAAAAGAAAATCGCTCGCGAAACGATCGAGGTCTTCGCACCACTTGCCGACCGTCTAAATATGGGACGGGTCCGTGTCCAACTGGAGGAGCTTAGCTTTCGATATCTATCGCCTCAGGAATTTGAGCAAACTAAGTCGTTGATGGATAGTCGCCTCAAAAAAAGCGAGCGCAAGCTCCGAAGCGTTCGCAAGGCCGTAGACGCCCACCTCACCAAAGAAAGCATTCCTCATCAGATAGACGGACGCGTGAAAAGCATCTATAGTCTGTACAAAAAAATGAAGCGAGTACCAAATATTGATGATATCTACGACCTGATGGCGCTTCGTATTATCGTTGACGATATCGCCACCTGCTACCTAGTACTCGGGGAGCTTCATCGATTGTACGAGCCAATGGTCGATCGAATCAAAGACTATATCGCAAAACCAAAACCAAACGGCTATCAATCTCTCCATACTACGATCGTCACAAAATCCGGCCAAGCGGTTGAGTTTCAAGTTCGCACTAACAAAATGCACGAATACGCCGAACGTGGACTGGCAGCAAGCTTTCACTACAATGAACAAAAGCTAACTGAGGCTTATCAAAAAGGTACGATCGCCGAATTGCCAGCCGATCTGCACTGGATTCAACACCTTCAGTCAGCAGCCGCTCAAATTTCTGAGGGTAAAGAATTTGACGGCGAAGACCTAAAGATCGATCTGTTTGGCGATAGGATATTCGTGTATTCTCCAAAAGGCGATATCTATGATTTACCTGCTGGCGCTTTTCCCCTTGATTACGCCTACCGCGTCCACTCAGACTTAGCGGCACGTGCGAGTGGATTCATCATCAATGGCAAGATGGAGCCTTTTAGCCATACGCTTCAGCACGGAGATGTAATCGAGATCCTGACAAGCAAAGGTGCGCGCCCAAAACAAGATTGGCAACAATTTATGATCACCAGCCACGCTCGGATGAAGCTTCGCGCTCAGCTGCGTAAAGGTGGTCTACTGGGGCAAATCAGCCACGCCGCAGCAATCATCCAGCGCAAGGCGCGCGAACGTCGGCAACGTAAAACAAAATAG
- the gap gene encoding type I glyceraldehyde-3-phosphate dehydrogenase, producing the protein MSAIRVAINGFGRIGRNAFKIAFDRNDIEVVAINDLSDAKTLAHLLKHDSIYGTYNREVGYDEVGITVDGTHIRVLNEKDPAGLPWRDHEIDVVIESTGCFTESQKAQAHIAAGAKRVVISAPAKGEGADTIVIGVNDDAVATSSPVVSNASCTTNCVAPVMAILEEVFGVEKAMMTTVHSYTASQRLQDAPAKNLREARAAAENIVPTTTGASIATTKVLPSLTGCFGGLSVRVPTPTVSMCDFVTLIKRDVTADEVNQVFREAAGKPFYQGILDVTDEELVSMDFKGNSYSAIVDLALTDVVGGNLIKVVAWYDNEWGYSNRLVELTVDVGRASRAV; encoded by the coding sequence ATGAGTGCAATACGGGTTGCTATCAATGGGTTTGGTCGGATCGGACGAAACGCGTTTAAAATCGCGTTTGATCGTAATGATATAGAGGTCGTTGCGATCAATGACCTGTCGGATGCCAAAACTCTCGCTCACCTTTTGAAACATGATTCTATTTATGGTACTTATAATCGTGAAGTTGGATATGACGAAGTTGGTATCACCGTTGATGGTACGCACATCAGAGTGCTTAACGAAAAAGATCCAGCAGGCCTACCGTGGCGCGATCATGAGATAGACGTCGTGATTGAGTCGACTGGGTGCTTCACTGAATCACAAAAAGCGCAAGCACACATTGCAGCGGGGGCTAAACGGGTAGTGATATCGGCTCCAGCCAAGGGCGAGGGGGCGGACACCATTGTAATCGGTGTGAATGATGATGCGGTAGCGACCAGCTCGCCAGTTGTCTCAAACGCTAGTTGTACTACAAACTGTGTCGCTCCAGTGATGGCGATACTAGAAGAGGTGTTTGGCGTTGAGAAGGCTATGATGACAACGGTTCACAGTTACACCGCAAGTCAACGACTTCAGGATGCTCCAGCAAAAAATCTTCGTGAGGCGCGTGCGGCTGCAGAGAATATCGTCCCAACCACTACTGGAGCATCGATCGCTACGACAAAAGTACTGCCTTCTCTAACAGGTTGTTTCGGTGGGCTATCAGTTCGTGTACCGACGCCTACGGTGTCGATGTGTGATTTTGTCACGTTGATCAAGCGAGATGTAACGGCTGATGAAGTAAATCAAGTATTTCGTGAGGCGGCAGGTAAGCCATTTTACCAGGGCATACTTGATGTTACCGATGAAGAGCTAGTCTCTATGGACTTCAAGGGCAATAGCTACAGTGCAATCGTTGATTTAGCGCTAACTGATGTTGTCGGCGGCAATCTCATCAAGGTGGTCGCATGGTATGACAACGAATGGGGTTATTCAAATCGATTAGTTGAACTAACAGTCGATGTAGGGCGTGCTTCTAGGGCTGTATAG